The Methanobrevibacter sp. TLL-48-HuF1 genomic sequence TTCACAATCAGATTCATCTAAAGGTCAATCTGGAGCTACTGCTCATGAAATTTCTAAAAGTTCTGCATCTAAATCTGCAGCTGGTCAATCAAGTACTCCTGTTGTACTTATTATTGCAGTAATCTGTTTGATTGCAATATTTGTCGTCGGGTATGCTAGAAACAAACACGAAAACGATGAAGATGATTATTAAATCATTCTTCATTTAATTTCTTTTTTTATAGTAATTTTTAAATATTTTCCCTTACCATATCTTTAATTATAATGTATTTTTTGCAAGGTATACTTTATTGAACTTTGCTTAAATTATATTTAATATAATTAATGATGTGATATAAAATGGTAAAAAATATTAAATTTTCTTTAATTTTATTATTATTGATTTTTGTATCTCTCGGAGCAGTTAGTGCTGCTGAAGATGTTAATGCAACAGTTGATGATAATATAATTTCAGATAGTATGGTATCTTATGAGCCAGTTAGTTATAATTACTATTCTGATAGTGGTGTTATAGCTGCACCTGCGTCTCATACAGTAAGTTCATCTAATTATGGTACTTATTTTGATGATGAAGGTAATCTTAAATCTTCTTCTGTTAATTCTGGAGATACTATGAGTTTAGATGGAACTTTCGCTGATAAAAAATTTATTTTAAATAAACCTTTAAATGTTGTAGGTACATCAACTAATAAAATGCAGGATTGTACTGTGGTTCTTTTAAAAGAATCCTCTGGAAGTAGCGTATCTAACTTAAATATTGCAAATAAAGGTACTGATATTCAGGGAATATTCCTTAATGAGGCTACCAAATGTAATATTTTCAATAATAAAATAAACAATTCCGGTCCAAGTTCTTTCCCTATTACTTTAAATCCAGGTTCTAATTATAATAATATTACAAACAATGTATTAGCTACTTATGGAGCAACTTATGGGCATGGTTCCAGGTCTACTTCTTTAATTGTACTTGGTGGTGCTCATTACAATTACATAGCTGATAATTATTTATACACTGATGATGCAAATGGAATTTATTTGTCCAGTTATGGTGGGGGAGCTTTTGTTGGAGCTATATCTAATTATAATGTTATTTTCAACAATACTATAAAAGCAACTGTTCTTCCAACTTCCTGGAATTATGCTATCCAGCTTATGGGAAATTATAACAATGCAAGTTCCAATACTATCATCGGTAATTACAGATCCATTTCTTCTACTGGTGTAGGTACTATTGTAACTGATAATAAAATTATCAATGCTACAGGTAAAGATTTCAACACTAATGAAACTGTAGGTGGGGACTATGCAATTGCTGTAGGTAATTCCTCTTTAGTTTCCAATAATATAATTCAAAATGCATTACTTATTGGTGCTGGAATTCTTGCAGGAGATTATTCCAATGTAACTGATAATGTTGTTGACGTTCATGGTAAAGGTTATGGAATTCAGGCAGAAGGTAATTATATTTCAATTAAAAATAATAATGTAACTACCAATACTTCTGCAGGTATTTTTCAAATGGGTAAATATGATTATTTAACTGTTACAAATAATAATATAGTTTCCAATACTGGTGTTGGTGTTTTACTTAAAAAAGTGTCCAGCACTAAATTCCCTGCAAATATTGTTATTACAGGTAATGACATAACTACTACTAATAAATATGCAATTGATGCTGCTGAAGCAGATAAAGATACTTACACAATTTCAAACAACAACTGTCATGGTTCTTTAATATTAACTCCTGAAGGGGCTGTAGATCCATCAAAACCGGTGTATGTTTTTAATGGTACAATTTACACAGTTACGGAAAGTAATTATTCTAGTTTCTTTGATGAAAACGGTAATTTAAATTCAGCTATTAAAATGAGAGATACTTTAAACTTTGTTGGAAACTTTAACAATAAAATAATGCTTATTACTGAAGGTATTAAAATCCTTGGTAAAAATGCTGTTTTTACTGATTCAATGTTTAAAGTAACTACAAATCATGTATGGATTGAAAATGTAACTATCATTAATAAAAACTCTTCTTCTTTAAATAGATGGGGAGTTAATGTAGTTGATACTAATCAGGTAATGATATTAAACAATAATATTAGTGTTGTTGATCCGAATGCAGCATATGCTATTTATATTTACAGATCAGGTAATGTTGAAGTTGTAAATAACACTCTTTACTCTCACGGTAATTATTTAACTTACACAGTTCTCGGATATGGTGCAGAAAATTGTGCTATTTCTGGAAACGTAATTAATACTTTAGGAACTGGTGAATTACATTTATATGAAGCTTCAAAATGTATTGACGGTAAAAATGATGTTAAAGAAATTTTCAGAACCTATGGTATTTTAATGATTTATTCTTCTGACAATGAAGTATTAAACAATAATGTAACTGTTAAATCTTTAGTAAATCAACCTAGAGCTACTGTTAATGGTAATTTTTCCACTAATTCATTAGTAGGTATTGATTTCTACTTTGATTCAAGTAACAATATTATTTCTGGAAACAATATTCATGTTGAAGGAAAAGACAATTATTTATATGGTATGGGTGTAATCGGATCTGAAACCGGTTCAGGATCTTCTAAATATTCTTCAAATAATAAATTTGTTGACAATAATGTGGAAGTTATCGGAAATTATTTTGCAACCGGTATTATAGCAGGTTATAATTCAAAAAATAATTTAATTAAAGATAATGATGTAAAAATTTCAGCAGATAATGTAAATTATGGTATTACTTTAGAATTATCTCAATCTTCCACTATTGTAAACAATAAAGTTAATGCAGCTGCAGAAGTTATTTACGGAATGGAAGCTTATTCTTCCAACAACAATAAAATTTCCGGAAATATTATTTCTGGAACTGGAAATATGGTTTATGGATTTGCAGGTTATGCATCAAGTAATAATGTTATTTCCAATAATAAAATAACTTCCAATGGTAATGGTAAAGCAATTTCATTTAAAAATTATGATTCAATTAAAGAAGGAAATGCAGGAATTCGTTTTGTAGCTATTTCAACTGGTAATATAATAGATAATAATGAAATTGTATCTAATGTAGGTTATCCTGTAG encodes the following:
- a CDS encoding right-handed parallel beta-helix repeat-containing protein — protein: MVKNIKFSLILLLLIFVSLGAVSAAEDVNATVDDNIISDSMVSYEPVSYNYYSDSGVIAAPASHTVSSSNYGTYFDDEGNLKSSSVNSGDTMSLDGTFADKKFILNKPLNVVGTSTNKMQDCTVVLLKESSGSSVSNLNIANKGTDIQGIFLNEATKCNIFNNKINNSGPSSFPITLNPGSNYNNITNNVLATYGATYGHGSRSTSLIVLGGAHYNYIADNYLYTDDANGIYLSSYGGGAFVGAISNYNVIFNNTIKATVLPTSWNYAIQLMGNYNNASSNTIIGNYRSISSTGVGTIVTDNKIINATGKDFNTNETVGGDYAIAVGNSSLVSNNIIQNALLIGAGILAGDYSNVTDNVVDVHGKGYGIQAEGNYISIKNNNVTTNTSAGIFQMGKYDYLTVTNNNIVSNTGVGVLLKKVSSTKFPANIVITGNDITTTNKYAIDAAEADKDTYTISNNNCHGSLILTPEGAVDPSKPVYVFNGTIYTVTESNYSSFFDENGNLNSAIKMRDTLNFVGNFNNKIMLITEGIKILGKNAVFTDSMFKVTTNHVWIENVTIINKNSSSLNRWGVNVVDTNQVMILNNNISVVDPNAAYAIYIYRSGNVEVVNNTLYSHGNYLTYTVLGYGAENCAISGNVINTLGTGELHLYEASKCIDGKNDVKEIFRTYGILMIYSSDNEVLNNNVTVKSLVNQPRATVNGNFSTNSLVGIDFYFDSSNNIISGNNIHVEGKDNYLYGMGVIGSETGSGSSKYSSNNKFVDNNVEVIGNYFATGIIAGYNSKNNLIKDNDVKISADNVNYGITLELSQSSTIVNNKVNAAAEVIYGMEAYSSNNNKISGNIISGTGNMVYGFAGYASSNNVISNNKITSNGNGKAISFKNYDSIKEGNAGIRFVAISTGNIIDNNEIVSNVGYPVDLDTKSVNNTITNNYLVGKEGSGNDGVNNSKNNIVNNNYKYIFENVVFADVTVSYLDNATIKITAKLPYTGGLAAQAAFYINGVKIGSAVFNDGVATLKYQLNESYVPGYYSITAVLSKVNYKSVNATANLIVTKGKLNIKVDEVIGKAGNKVYFTATVKNALGYGVSGITVEFFTDGRYAGKAVSDENGIAKFVYEIPKSFTGSHPISANASENNYFLGSSATSKLTIGDMVYTVISAKDVVMYYKNGTRLEGTLKDLNGNAIAGADVKITINGVTYTKTTDKDGKFSMGLNLVAGEYSVYIKFDSNAKQWGSDAKVNVLIKSTISSRDVTKMFRNDTQYYAVFYDGHGNLLKNTEVKFNINGVWYTKKTNAVGTAGLNIQLYPGKYIITAVGPNGEQKGNTVTVLSLLTENHDLVKYFKNASAYSVKVIKQDGSVAGAGEKVTFNINGVFYTKTTDANGVATLGIGLLPGDYIVTAIYKDCMVSNKITVKNVMFTDNLDMKYNDGSKFTATLIDGQGKPYANQNITFNVNGVFYNKVTDSNGIASLGIRLLSGKYIITSIWENLQIGNTITIRQ